GGTTATTTAGTCTTGTTCAATACGACATGtgactttaaaaaggaaaattacctCCTTACTGCGACTTAAACATTAATTTTGGCTTCAGTATTGCCCATTCATTctgaatattcattttatatttcaatatagaCATAGATATTATGTTTTGTGTAATTGTCAGTTTACACAAAAGTTTTTGTAAATTTCATTCACTTTTCTCACaatgtatttcctttcttccttgtaaTAGGACAAAAAGAGACTATGGGCTTTCTAAGTCCAGTGTGTATACTTGTCTTCTTGCTTGGACTCAAAGTATACTGCCAATATGAAAGTTATCAATGGGATGAAGATTATGACCAAGAGCCAGATGACGTTTACCAACCAGAATTCGATTTTCATCAAAATGTAGACAATGGAGTGCCTTTTCATCAGCGTACTTTAGGCTGTGCCAGTGAGTGCTTCTGTCCACCTAACTTTCCATCATCAATGTACTGTGATAATCGCAAACTTCAGAGTATCCCAAGTATTCCGGCACACATTCAGCAAGTCTACCTTCAGTTCAATGAAATTGAAGCTGTGACTGCAGATTCATTCATCAATGCAACTCATCTTAAAGAAATCAATCTCAGTCACAACAAAATTAAATCTCAAAAGATTGATCATGGTGTGTTTGCTAAGTTGTCAAATCTCCTACAACTTCACCTGCAGCATAACAATTTAGAAGaatttccatttcctcttcctaAGTCTTTGGAAAGACTTCTTCTTGGTTACAATGAGATCTCCAGATTGCAGACAAATGCAGTGGATGGGCTAGTAAACTTGACTATGCTCGATCTCTGTTATAATCATCTTGATGATTCTATGTTACAAGGAAAAAACCTTgtcaaaatggaaaaattactGCA
This DNA window, taken from Desmodus rotundus isolate HL8 chromosome 3, HLdesRot8A.1, whole genome shotgun sequence, encodes the following:
- the OMD gene encoding osteomodulin, whose product is MGFLSPVCILVFLLGLKVYCQYESYQWDEDYDQEPDDVYQPEFDFHQNVDNGVPFHQRTLGCASECFCPPNFPSSMYCDNRKLQSIPSIPAHIQQVYLQFNEIEAVTADSFINATHLKEINLSHNKIKSQKIDHGVFAKLSNLLQLHLQHNNLEEFPFPLPKSLERLLLGYNEISRLQTNAVDGLVNLTMLDLCYNHLDDSMLQGKNLVKMEKLLQLNLCNNRLESMPPGLPSSLMYLSLENNSISSIPENYFNELPKLHALRMSYNKLQDIPYNIFNLSNLVELNVGHNKLKQAFYIPRNLQHLYLENNEIENINVTVMCPSVDPLYYHHLTYIRVDQNKLREPINSYIFLCFPHIHSIYYGEQRSINGQTIQLKTQVLGRFQDDADSEDQDDRHEGSEQEGTEENIDPHYYGNQEWQETL